The following are encoded together in the Bradyrhizobium sp. CCGUVB1N3 genome:
- a CDS encoding glycoside hydrolase family 55 protein yields the protein MKQNFTSRARIGRRSFMSGLFATAASLPAQSGVTPLRSLFLTDLVDDLKPGTDITSSLDMALQIAMDRKIGEVVLPAGEYLVQSIKMRSRVKLKGLGRGSTRLKAVPGYTGSFVVLGNGPIIHTSIEGMTLVGGTPAAATNPSQWAIDFEATAVPGSVPPNGGFWWSALQDVQLIGFSRGVRLQGGAVPGNYQLPHQFVSVRDFVVFLSKDAMGPALKITGQVAQFVFEQCQFDHNGGIGDLTLVEIGRVGDSSASAGPEPSLLHFSVCTFQDARQAVIMAHSQNVSFDSCWFEQLQAGIQVGKDSVGTTISGCRFANAASAQPAVEFLDNAHGTVSSNVFAGARTKSSIRVASSSRVTQTNNIQTLGASE from the coding sequence ATGAAGCAAAATTTCACGAGCCGGGCGCGCATTGGTCGCCGCAGCTTTATGTCGGGCCTGTTTGCGACAGCCGCTTCCTTACCAGCGCAAAGCGGCGTGACCCCCTTGCGGTCTCTATTCCTGACGGACTTGGTCGACGATCTTAAACCGGGAACCGATATCACTTCCTCGCTCGACATGGCGTTGCAAATCGCGATGGATAGGAAAATTGGCGAGGTGGTTCTGCCGGCCGGCGAGTATCTTGTGCAATCAATCAAGATGCGAAGCCGCGTAAAGTTGAAGGGCTTGGGTCGCGGCTCTACACGCCTAAAGGCAGTTCCTGGATATACCGGATCATTTGTTGTGCTTGGCAACGGCCCCATTATTCACACTTCCATCGAGGGCATGACGTTGGTCGGAGGAACGCCGGCCGCTGCCACAAACCCCTCTCAGTGGGCCATTGATTTCGAAGCAACCGCGGTTCCAGGTTCTGTTCCTCCAAATGGCGGGTTTTGGTGGTCTGCTCTCCAGGACGTGCAACTCATCGGGTTTTCGAGAGGAGTTCGACTTCAAGGCGGCGCGGTTCCCGGAAATTATCAACTTCCTCATCAATTTGTAAGCGTGAGGGATTTTGTTGTGTTCCTATCGAAGGACGCAATGGGTCCCGCGCTGAAGATTACCGGGCAAGTAGCACAATTTGTATTTGAGCAATGCCAATTCGATCACAACGGTGGAATAGGGGATTTGACGCTCGTTGAGATTGGGCGGGTCGGTGACAGCAGCGCGTCGGCTGGTCCGGAGCCCTCATTACTTCATTTCAGCGTATGCACGTTCCAGGATGCGCGACAGGCCGTAATAATGGCCCATAGCCAAAACGTCTCGTTCGACTCTTGCTGGTTTGAGCAACTGCAAGCCGGAATCCAAGTTGGAAAGGATTCTGTCGGCACAACGATTTCGGGCTGTCGCTTCGCTAACGCTGCAAGCGCGCAGCCGGCCGTTGAATTCCTAGATAACGCGCACGGCACAGTATCATCAAATGTGTTCGCGGGCGCACGCACGAAATCCTCTATTCGAGTCGCCTCCTCAAGTCGCGTTACGCAGACAAATAACATTCAAACGCTGGGTGCGAGTGAGTGA
- a CDS encoding glycosyltransferase family 2 protein, translated as MKISVVVVTYNSLAFIDRCLEPLLGIPDSEIQIIVWDNNSSDGTFQYIRDRYPKVELRGGADNRGFAAGNNAAFQYCEGEYVLLLNPDAFLKSFDQIRSLASILTENPDAAAAGPMLVNPDGSHQVGDAGWSHTLLNAVGHTLFLHRIIPGVKSIYLTRPGLLLRELVDVDWICGACLLVRRDIIARVGGLKEEIFMYGEDVEWCERMRGIDRRVLYVPSLQVVHLQGGTQKSDETALFVSHKWIAALAKHVKASSPRWHFVALKFALILGFLIRALLYFFSDLAHGRMSIHRTKAMCSYAVYSAGLD; from the coding sequence ATGAAGATCTCCGTTGTCGTTGTCACATACAATTCGTTGGCGTTCATCGATCGCTGTTTGGAGCCATTGCTTGGCATTCCGGACAGCGAAATACAGATCATTGTTTGGGATAACAACAGCTCGGACGGGACCTTTCAGTATATTAGAGATCGCTATCCCAAGGTGGAACTTCGTGGCGGCGCGGACAACCGAGGATTTGCGGCCGGCAACAATGCGGCTTTTCAGTACTGCGAAGGGGAGTATGTACTTCTTCTTAATCCGGACGCTTTTCTCAAATCCTTCGATCAGATCAGATCGCTGGCGTCGATTCTGACTGAAAATCCGGATGCCGCTGCAGCCGGTCCGATGTTGGTGAACCCGGACGGGAGTCATCAAGTGGGCGACGCAGGCTGGTCTCACACATTGTTGAATGCCGTCGGTCACACTCTTTTTCTCCACCGCATCATTCCTGGGGTCAAGAGCATCTACCTGACGCGGCCCGGTTTGCTATTGCGTGAACTGGTCGACGTTGATTGGATTTGCGGAGCGTGTCTGCTCGTTCGCCGTGATATTATTGCGCGCGTCGGGGGCCTTAAGGAAGAGATCTTCATGTATGGTGAAGATGTCGAGTGGTGCGAACGAATGCGAGGCATCGATCGGCGGGTGTTATATGTTCCTAGCCTTCAGGTTGTTCATTTGCAGGGGGGAACCCAGAAGTCCGACGAAACAGCTCTTTTTGTATCCCACAAATGGATCGCTGCTCTGGCTAAACATGTGAAGGCCTCGTCACCGCGGTGGCATTTCGTCGCTCTGAAATTCGCCTTGATCCTCGGTTTTCTCATCCGGGCGTTGCTCTACTTTTTTTCGGACCTGGCGCATGGAAGGATGAGCATTCATCGGACCAAAGCAATGTGTAGTTACGCCGTGTATAGCGCTGGGCTCGACTGA
- a CDS encoding UDP-glucuronic acid decarboxylase family protein produces MTKRSLVTGGSGFIGSHLCERLLAQGHEVLCVDNFFTGRRANVEHLLDQKRFELLRHDITFPLYVEVDEIYNLACPASPIHYQFDPVQTTKTSVVGAINMLGLAKRLKIPVLQASTSEVYGDPTVHPQVEGYWGNVNPIGPRSCYDEGKRCAETLFFDYHRQHKMDIKVIRIFNTYGPRMHPNDGRVVSNFVVQALQGKDITIYGTGKQTRSFCFVDDLVEGMMKTMATKPGYTGPVNLGNPVEQTVGELANTVVRLVGSSSKVVYSDLPMDDPKQRKPDISKARAELNWEPRVPVEEGLKRTIAYFDDLLSRQSGQDTRGA; encoded by the coding sequence ATGACCAAACGCTCGCTTGTGACTGGTGGTTCTGGCTTCATCGGTTCTCATCTCTGTGAAAGGTTGCTCGCACAGGGGCATGAGGTTCTGTGTGTGGACAATTTCTTTACCGGTAGGCGAGCGAATGTCGAACATCTGCTCGACCAAAAGCGGTTCGAGCTACTGCGGCACGACATTACTTTCCCGCTGTACGTAGAGGTTGACGAAATCTACAACCTTGCATGTCCGGCATCTCCTATTCACTATCAGTTTGATCCTGTCCAAACGACTAAAACGAGCGTCGTCGGCGCCATCAACATGCTTGGGCTCGCAAAACGACTCAAGATTCCTGTGCTCCAAGCGTCCACTTCAGAAGTATACGGCGACCCCACGGTGCACCCTCAGGTCGAAGGGTATTGGGGCAATGTTAATCCAATCGGTCCCCGCTCGTGCTATGATGAAGGAAAGCGATGCGCCGAGACTCTCTTCTTTGATTATCATCGGCAGCATAAGATGGACATAAAGGTCATTCGGATTTTCAATACTTACGGACCCAGGATGCACCCAAATGACGGGCGAGTAGTCTCCAACTTCGTTGTGCAGGCGTTGCAGGGGAAGGACATCACCATCTACGGGACCGGAAAGCAGACTCGTTCGTTCTGCTTTGTCGATGACTTGGTGGAAGGAATGATGAAGACGATGGCTACAAAGCCGGGATATACCGGCCCGGTGAATCTGGGTAATCCGGTGGAACAAACCGTGGGGGAGCTTGCCAACACGGTGGTTCGTTTGGTGGGATCCTCATCCAAGGTCGTCTATTCGGATCTCCCAATGGATGATCCCAAGCAGCGCAAGCCAGACATAAGCAAGGCTCGGGCGGAGCTGAATTGGGAACCGAGAGTGCCGGTTGAAGAGGGCTTAAAACGAACCATTGCTTACTTTGACGATTTGCTTTCTCGTCAGTCGGGGCAAGATACGCGCGGCGCTTAG
- a CDS encoding ABC transporter substrate-binding protein, with amino-acid sequence MGIAIVAGLTWDHLRSPIASGGARSVASSSGSYVLQLNGPVSPASGGAIVAIADHLFEREGLSVRLMPGTSDADATSAVAGDPHAIGVASAQGFLKARAEGLPVVAFASSYVASSVEFYALSSVRLLEPADLEGKRIGYRPGLEPSTVLSAFIAKNFIRQSGLKIIESDGAVSDLLSGKLDILVGRRDVEGVTLEGSGAPYRSLSPGAFGVHVMGPVFFASKEALASTATLERFLIAIANGWVSAYSDPHRTGPIILRAVNQGLDADQLDRFMDAQRRFLRPSGARFGELDPRRLKDLQEQLLRQRIIQQPTDLANAVNLGIQAEVYRTKSEPLSPIDR; translated from the coding sequence TTGGGCATCGCCATCGTCGCCGGCCTAACATGGGACCACCTTCGCTCGCCCATTGCGAGCGGTGGCGCAAGGTCCGTTGCTAGTTCGTCCGGCAGCTACGTCCTGCAGCTGAACGGGCCGGTCAGCCCTGCGTCAGGCGGCGCCATCGTCGCAATCGCCGATCATCTGTTCGAGCGCGAGGGCCTGAGCGTGCGCCTGATGCCGGGAACGAGTGACGCTGATGCCACGTCGGCAGTCGCCGGCGATCCGCACGCGATCGGCGTCGCCTCGGCGCAAGGCTTCCTCAAGGCGCGCGCCGAGGGTCTGCCTGTCGTGGCATTTGCCTCATCCTATGTCGCAAGCTCGGTGGAGTTTTACGCCCTTTCGAGCGTCCGGCTGCTAGAACCGGCAGATCTGGAGGGCAAGCGAATCGGGTACAGACCCGGCCTTGAGCCATCGACTGTTTTGAGTGCATTCATTGCCAAGAATTTCATCCGCCAGAGCGGGCTGAAAATCATCGAGAGCGACGGCGCCGTTTCCGATCTATTGAGTGGAAAGCTTGACATCCTGGTCGGTCGACGGGACGTGGAAGGCGTAACCTTAGAAGGTTCAGGTGCTCCCTATCGATCGTTGAGCCCTGGCGCATTTGGCGTGCATGTCATGGGACCTGTTTTCTTCGCGAGCAAGGAAGCGCTCGCATCGACGGCAACGCTCGAGCGATTCCTGATCGCGATTGCCAATGGTTGGGTCAGCGCCTATTCTGATCCGCACCGCACGGGTCCGATCATTCTACGCGCTGTCAACCAAGGTTTGGATGCCGATCAACTCGATCGCTTCATGGATGCTCAACGGCGCTTCCTGCGTCCATCCGGCGCCCGGTTTGGCGAGCTCGATCCACGAAGATTGAAGGACTTACAGGAGCAATTGCTGCGGCAACGCATCATCCAACAACCCACTGATCTCGCCAATGCAGTCAACCTCGGGATTCAGGCGGAAGTCTACCGGACGAAGTCCGAGCCTCTCTCCCCGATTGATCGTTGA
- a CDS encoding O-antigen ligase: MIALVPLPFGSMSPRILWAWVLVLSAITLLASLRPFDSRDLHFLSGVSIVAVVWSFIVVEQIAPNPLLFRRLIDPIWGQASQLLTQDVTGVVSVARNQAFFAAGSQIACMLALVCGFLVGRERRAAYAIVKTITISGLLYALYGIIAFVFWPDHLLWLEKFNYRNSLVATFVNPNVAAVYFGACTLLWLLRLANAVDLSLTKPTQGWYALWSAAFLNRPTPRTISYLIASFVVLSAIFMTGSRAGSIISLLAISGTTATLYRRQLGLRGLLLTFPAVAILVILMMFQILGSSVNQRIDSEGLFDSGRWNAYLSTIEIIKDHPWLGTGVGTFRWAFPAHRSSEIAMVGIWEHAHSTPLELAAEMGIPFTGVVVAAWLLVFSILWRGILTRQRDEMLPLAAFWVAILGVLHSQIDFSLQIPGFSVVVFSLVGMGLAQSASSRTTLTT, from the coding sequence GTGATCGCGCTGGTCCCGCTTCCGTTCGGATCGATGAGCCCCAGAATCCTTTGGGCGTGGGTGTTGGTGTTGTCGGCGATCACCCTGTTGGCGAGCCTGCGCCCGTTCGATTCGCGCGATCTGCACTTCCTATCGGGCGTATCGATCGTTGCAGTGGTCTGGTCATTTATAGTTGTGGAGCAGATCGCTCCGAATCCGCTCCTCTTCCGACGATTGATCGATCCGATCTGGGGGCAGGCGTCGCAACTTCTCACACAAGACGTGACCGGTGTTGTGAGCGTCGCACGAAATCAAGCATTTTTCGCAGCTGGGTCACAAATCGCGTGCATGCTGGCGTTGGTCTGCGGCTTCCTCGTTGGTCGGGAGCGCCGCGCTGCATACGCCATCGTCAAAACGATCACAATTTCGGGACTCTTGTACGCGCTCTACGGCATCATCGCCTTTGTGTTCTGGCCGGACCATTTGCTGTGGCTGGAGAAATTCAACTACCGCAATTCGCTGGTCGCCACATTTGTCAATCCCAACGTCGCTGCCGTCTATTTTGGTGCCTGCACCCTCCTGTGGCTGCTGCGGCTTGCAAACGCCGTCGACCTCTCCCTCACGAAGCCGACGCAAGGCTGGTACGCGCTCTGGAGCGCCGCGTTTCTCAACCGTCCTACGCCCCGCACCATCTCCTACCTGATTGCATCGTTTGTCGTGCTGTCCGCCATATTCATGACCGGGTCGCGGGCGGGCTCGATCATCTCGCTGCTGGCGATCAGCGGCACCACAGCAACATTATACCGGCGTCAGCTTGGGCTCAGGGGCTTGCTGCTGACCTTCCCGGCCGTGGCCATCTTGGTCATCCTGATGATGTTTCAGATACTCGGCTCAAGCGTGAATCAACGCATTGATTCAGAAGGACTATTTGATTCGGGACGTTGGAACGCCTATCTATCTACAATTGAGATCATCAAGGATCACCCCTGGTTAGGCACAGGTGTGGGAACATTTCGTTGGGCGTTTCCCGCCCACCGCAGCAGTGAAATTGCGATGGTCGGCATCTGGGAGCACGCCCACAGCACACCCCTGGAGCTCGCCGCAGAAATGGGCATCCCGTTTACCGGCGTTGTGGTTGCGGCGTGGTTGCTGGTGTTTTCAATCTTGTGGCGGGGAATTCTGACCCGCCAGCGGGATGAAATGTTGCCGTTGGCCGCATTCTGGGTTGCCATACTTGGCGTCTTGCATTCCCAGATCGACTTTTCGCTTCAGATTCCCGGATTTTCAGTCGTCGTTTTCTCCCTTGTCGGCATGGGACTTGCTCAAAGTGCCTCAAGCCGGACGACCTTAACCACGTGA